The proteins below are encoded in one region of Brassica napus cultivar Da-Ae chromosome A6, Da-Ae, whole genome shotgun sequence:
- the LOC106348116 gene encoding pentatricopeptide repeat-containing protein At5g65560 — protein sequence MQTPFCKVSSFLHRSDPNATKGSMIRRIQPHRDAAFPGSVSSALILAMRVSKDLRRTFCSVSPLIRTLPPEESDPNSIPHRLLSILAKPNWHKSPSLKQMVPSIRPSHVSSLFSLDLDPKTALNFSHWISQSPRFKHSVYSYASLLALLANNGYAEVVFKIRSLMIKRCESVGDALFVLDICRKMNKDESFKLRVECYNALLNSLARFGMVDEMEKLYMEMLEEDEVSPNVYTYNKMVFGYCKVGNMAMAKGYVSKIVEAGLEPDFFTDTSLIMGYCQRKDLDSAFKVFEEMSLKGFRRNEVAYTHLIHGLCVARRVDEAMKLFAKMKDDDDDNCYPTVRTYTVLINALCGSKRKSEALDLRKEMSERGITPNIHTYTVLISSSCSECNFEEARELLGDMVEKGLMPNVVTYNALINGYCEHGMMEDALDVVELMESRNVRPNTRTYNELIHGFCKKNVHKAMGVFNKMLERRVAPSVVTYNSLIDGQCRSGNFDSAYRLLSMMNDRGLVPDQWTYNSFIDSLCKRKRVEEARELFDSLEEKGVVNANVVMYTALIDGYCKSDKLEEAKPVLEKMLSKSCLPNTSTFNALIHGLCTDGKLSEAMLLEKKMVEKGLQSTVITDTILIHRMLKEGDFDHAERRFQKMLVSGTKPDAHTYTAFIQSYCSAGRMKEAEGVMEKMKEDGVFPDSITYSSLIKGYGDQGLTDSAFGVLKCMLDAGCEPSHHTFLSLIKHLVEMKHGKENDLCLTSNMIEFDIVVELLEKMAEHGVTPNARSYEMLIKGICETGNLRVAEKVLDRMMQQEEGISPSESMFNALLSCCCKLEMYKEAAKVVDDMICVGQLPQLESCKSLICGLYKNGENERGVWVFKSLLRCGYYHDELAWKIVVDGVGKQGLVEAFNELFAVMEESGCKFSSHTYALLTGGPPDST from the coding sequence ATGCAGACGCCGTTCTGCAAAGTTTCTTCCTTTCTTCACCGGAGCGATCCAAACGCCACCAAGGGATCGATGATCCGTCGAATACAACCACACCGCGACGCAGCCTTTCCCGGTTCAGTATCCTCCGCACTAATCCTGGCGATGAGGGTCTCCAAAGATCTCCGCCGGACGTTTTGCTCCGTATCTCCACTCATACGCACACTCCCGCCGGAAGAATCCGACCCGAACAGCATCCCACACCGTCTCCTCTCAATCCTCGCCAAACCCAATTGGCACAAGTCTCCGTCTTTAAAGCAAATGGTCCCATCGATACGCCCTTCCCACGTCTCTTCCTTGTTCTCGCTCGATCTAGATCCCAAAACAGCTCTCAACTTCTCCCACTGGATCTCTCAGAGCCCCAGATTCAAGCACAGCGTCTACTCCTACGCGTCTCTCCTCGCTCTCCTCGCCAACAACGGGTACGCGGAGGTCGTGTTCAAGATCAGGTCGTTGATGATTAAGAGATGCGAATCTGTAGGAGATGCTCTGTTCGTGTTAGATATATGCAGGAAGATGAATAAAGACGAGAGCTTTAAGCTTAGGGTCGAGTGTTACAACGCGTTGTTGAATTCGTTGGCTAGATTTGGAATGGTTGATGAAATGGAGAAGCTTTATATGGAGATGCTGGAGGAGGATGAGGTTTCTCCAAACGTTTACACTTATAATAAAATGGTTTTTGGGTATTGCAAGGTGGGGAACATGGCTATGGCGAAAGGGTACGTGAGTAAGATAGTTGAAGCTGGATTGGAACCTGATTTTTTCACTGATACGTCTCTGATCATGGGTTACTGTCAGAGAAAGGATTTGGATTCTGCTTTTAAGGTTTTCGAGGAGATGAGTTTGAAGGGATTTAGAAGGAACGAGGTTGCGTACACTCACCTTATACACGGTCTTTGCGTGGCGAGGAGGGTCGACGAAGCGATGAAGCTGTTTGCGAAAAtgaaggatgatgatgatgataactGTTATCCAACGGTTCGTACTTACACTGTGCTTATAAACGCCTTGTGTGGATCAAAACGGAAGTCCGAAGCTCTTGACCTGCGCAAGGAGATGTCGGAGAGAGGCATTACTCCGAATATTCACACTTATACGGTGCTTATCAGCAGCTCGTGTAGTGAATGTAACTTCGAGGAGGCGAGGGAGTTACTTGGCGATATGGTGGAGAAAGGGTTGATGCCTAATGTAGTCACTTACAATGCGCTGATCAATGGGTATTGTGAGCATGGGATGATGGAAGACGCGCTAGACGTTGTGGAGTTGATGGAGTCGCGTAACGTTAGACCGAATACAAGAACTTACAATGAGTTGATACATGGGTTTTGTAAGAAGAATGTGCACAAAGCGATGGGGGTGTTTAACAAGATGCTGGAGCGAAGAGTGGCTCCTAGTGTCGTCACTTACAACTCGTTGATCGATGGACAGTGTAGATCTGGTAATTTCGATAGTGCGTATAGATTGCTTAGTATGATGAATGATAGAGGATTGGTTCCAGATCAGTGGACGTATAATAGTTTCATAGATTCTttatgtaaaagaaaaagagtagaaGAAGCTCGCGAACTATTTGATTCTCTCGAGGAGAAAGGTGTAGTTAATGCAAATGTTGTGATGTACACTGCGTTGATTGATGGATACTGCAAGTCAGATAAACTAGAAGAAGCTAAACCGGTCCTCGAGAAGATGCTGAGCAAGAGTTGCTTGCCAAACACGTCTACTTTCAACGCCCTGATTCATGGCTTATGCACCGATGGGAAACTGAGTGAAGCGATGTTGTTAGAGAAGAAGATGGTGGAGAAGGGTCTGCAGAGTACAGTCATCACAGATACGATCTTGATTCATAGAATGCTGAAAGAAGGGGATTTTGATCATGCTGAGAGACGTTTTCAGAAAATGCTGGTGTCTGGAACAAAGCCTGACGCGCATACTTACACAGCGTTTATTCAAAGCTATTGCAGCGCAGGGAGAATGAAAGAAGCTGAGGGTgtgatggagaagatgaaggaAGACGGTGTTTTCCCGGATTCGATCACTTATTCCTCTCTGATTAAAGGCTATGGCGATCAAGGGCTGACGGATTCCGCGTTTGGTGTCCTCAAGTGTATGCTTGATGCTGGTTGTGAGCCTTCTCATCATACGTTTTTGTCTCTGATCAAACATCTTGTAGAGATGAAACATGGAAAAGAGAACGATCTCTGTCTGACGTCTAATATGATTGAGTTTGACATTGTTGTTGAGCTTCTTGAAAAAATGGCAGAGCACGGCGTTACTCCCAACGCCAGATCCTATGAGATGCTGATCAAAGGGATCTGCGAGACCGGGAATCTCAGAGTTGCGGAAAAGGTGCTTGATCGCATGATGCAACAGGAGGAAGGAATCTCTCCGAGTGAGTCGATGTTCAATGCTCTTCTTAGCTGTTGCTGCAAGCTGGAGATGTACAAGGAAGCAGCGAAGGTGGTGGATGATATGATCTGTGTTGGTCAGTTGCCGCAGCTAGAGTCTTGCAAAAGCTTGATATGTGGGCTGTATAAAAACGGAGAAAACGAGAGAGGGGTTTGGGTTTTCAAGAGTTTGCTTCGGTGTGGTTATTATCATGATGAGCTAGCTTGGAAGATCGTTGTTGATGGTGTTGGGAAGCAGGGACTGGTGGAGGCGTTTAATGAACTGTTCGCCGTTATGGAGGAAAGTGGTTGCAAGTTTAGCTCTCATACGTATGCACTGCTAACTGGAGGACCTCCTGATAGCACGTAA
- the LOC106431888 gene encoding pentatricopeptide repeat-containing protein At5g65570 produces MRRDHYGGLIVVSRISSFFGSKAGNFRSQFRLLCIASNSFTTTHTFSPLLRQCIDERWLPGIKTIQAQMLKSGFPVQLSGSKLVDAGLKCGEIGYAREVFDEMTERHIVTWNSLIAYFIKHRRSKEAVEVYRLMITSNVLPDEYTLSSVFKAFSDLGLEEEAQRSHGLAVILGLEVSNVFVGSALVDMYVKFGKTREAKLVLDRVEEKDVVLITALIVGYSQEGEDAEAVEAFRSMLGEGVQPNEYTYASVLISCGNLKDVSNGKLIHGLMIKSGFDSALGSQTSLLTMYLRCGLVDDSLWIFKCIEYPNEVTWTSLISGLVLNGREEMALTEFRKMMRDSVKPNSFTLSSSLRGCSNLAMFEEGRQIHGIVTKYGLDRDKYAGSGLIDLYGKCGCSDMARSVFDTLNEVDVISLNTMIYSYAQNGYGREALELFERMMKLGLQANDVTVLSVLLACNNSGLVDEGCEFFESFRKGKVVLTNDHYACMVDMLGRAGRLDEADRLVNEVVNPDLVLWRTLLSACKIHRNVEMAERLKRKILEMAPGDEGTLILMSNLYASTGKWNRVIEMKSDMRGMKLKKSPAMSWVDVDRETHTFMAGDLFSHPNSEQILETLEELIKKAKEMGYVEDKSCVFQDMEESAKERSLHQHSEKLAIAFAVWRNAGGSIRILKNLRVCVDCHSWIKIVSRVINREIICRDSKRFHHFRDGSCSCRDYW; encoded by the coding sequence ATGAGAAGAGATCATTACGGCGGATTGATCGTCGTCTCTAGAATTTCAAGCTTCTTTGGTTCTAAAGCAGGAAACTTTCGTAGTCAATTTAGGCTTCTCTGCATTGCAAGCAACTCCTTTACAACGACGCACACTTTCTCTCCGCTTCTCAGACAGTGCATAGACGAGAGATGGTTACCAGGAATCAAGACCATTCAAGCCCAGATGCTCAAATCTGGCTTCCCAGTTCAACTCTCCGGCAGCAAACTCGTCGACGCGGGTTTGAAGTGCGGCGAGATCGGTTACGCACGcgaggtgttcgatgaaatgacTGAGAGACATATCGTGACGTGGAACTCTCTGATTGCGTATTTTATTAAGCATAGAAGAAGCAAGGAAGCTGTTGAGGTGTATAGATTGATGATCACGAGTAATGTATTGCCAGATGAGTACACATTGTCCAGTGTTTTCAAGGCGTTTTCTGATTTGGGTCTTGAGGAGGAAGCTCAGAGAAGCCACGGACTTGCTGTGATTCTGGGTTTGGAAGTGTCGAATGTGTTCGTTGGAAGCGCTCTTGTGGATATGTATGTGAAGTTTGGCAAAACGAGGGAGGCGAAGTTGGTGTTAGACCGTGTGGAAGAGAAAGATGTGGTTTTAATCACTGCTTTGATCGTTGGTTACTCTCAGGAGGgtgaagatgcagaagctgtgGAGGCGTTTCGGAGTATGTTGGGGGAGGGAGTCCAGCCTAACGAGTATACTTACGCTAGCGTGTTGATATCTTGCGGAAACTTGAAGGATGTAAGTAATGGGAAGTTGATTCATGGACTTATGATCAAGTCTGGGTTTGATTCTGCTCTTGGCtcacaaacttctcttcttACAATGTATCTAAGGTGCGGTTTAGTCGACGATTCCTTGTGGATTTTCAAGTGTATTGAGTACCCAAATGAGGTGACTTGGACGTCTCTTATATCGGGTCTTGTCCTAAACGGTAGAGAAGAAATGGCACTTACAGAGTTTAGGAAGATGATGCGTGATTCAGTAAAGCCAAACTCTTTTACGTTGTCTAGTTCTCTCAGAGGGTGTTCGAATCTCGCAATGTTTGAAGAAGGCAGGCAGATTCATGGGATAGTGACTAAATATGGTTTAGATAGAGATAAGTATGCCGGGTCAGGGCTTATAGATCTCTATGGTAAATGTGGATGCTCGGACATGGCGAGGTCTGTTTTTGATACTTTGAATGAAGTTGACGTTATATCTTTGAACACAATGATCTATAGTTATGCACAGAATGGTTACGGACGCGAAGCACTCGAGTTGTTTGAGAGGATGATGAAACTTGGACTGCAAGCCAATGATGTAACGGTTTTGAGCGTGCTCTTGGCTTGTAACAACTCTGGATTAGTTGATGAAGGTTGTGAGTTCTTCGAGTCCTTTAGAAAGGGTAAGGTCGTGTTAACGAATGATCATTACGCTTGTATGGTGGATATGCTTGGACGAGCAGGGAGATTGGATGAGGCGGACAGGCTTGTGAACGAGGTGGTAAACCCTGATTTGGTTCTGTGGAGGACACTGCTCAGCGCCTGTAAGATCCATAGAAATGTTGAGATGGCTGAGAGGTTAAAGAGAAAGATCCTTGAGATGGCACCTGGAGATGAAGGAACTCTCATTCTAATGTCGAATCTCTACGCATCTACTGGGAAATGGAACAGAGTGATTGAGATGAAGAGTGATATgagggggatgaagctgaagaagagTCCAGCTATGAGTTGGGTTGACGTTGATAGAGAGACGCATACATTCATGGCTGGAGATTTGTTTTCACATCCGAACTCGGAGCAGATTCTTGAAACTCTTGAGGAGCTGATCAAGAAAGCTAAAGAAATGGGGTATGTTGAAGACAAAAGCTGTGTGTTTCAAGACATGGAGGAGAGTGCAAAAGAGAGGTCTTTGCATCAACATAGCGAAAAATTGGCCATAGCTTTTGCGGTTTGGAGAAATGCTGGTGGAAGTATAAGGATTTTAAAGAACCTTAGAGTTTGTGTTGATTGTCACAGTTGGATCAAGATTGTATCAAGAGTTATAAACAGAGAGATTATCTGTAGAGATTCAAAGAGGTTTCATCATTTCAGAGATGGGTCTTGTTCTTGTAGAGATTATTGGTAA
- the LOC106350646 gene encoding glutathione S-transferase T3-like: MDPNNVPSNSSSYVGLLHSQQGSVFHENFPYESFHSSVNFGDPQPFPPFSSQQSQDAPLEPPVQTPAARGVRRKWNPADDEVLISAWLNTSKDAIVANEQRSGAFWKRVAAYYAASPHGIEDGAREHGCCKKRWHRINEDVNKFCAAYSAAERQMSSGESDTDVLKKAHEIFFSDCSHKFTLEHAWCVLRFEQKWLSLNTPTTAGVSKRKNVDVNSQTSNTEGFVDVESRPEGVKAAKAKRNTGKGKSVAEIATVWEMKKDDLVRKERLSRLAILDSLLTRSEPLTEAEVVAKNKLLLELF, from the coding sequence ATGGATCCAAACAATGTTCCTAGCAACTCCTCTAGCTACGTAGGACTGCTTCACAGTCAACAAGGTAGCGTGTTCCATGAGAACTTTCCTTATGAAAGTTTTCATTCTAGTGTTAACTTCGGAGACCCACAGCCTTTTCCGCCTTTCAGCTCACAACAATCTCAAGATGCACCATTAGAGCCACCAGTACAGACACCGGCTGCCCGTGGTGTAAGGCGCAAATGGAATCCAGCAGATGACGAAGTGCTGATCAGTGCATGGCTTAACACTTCGAAAGATGCAATAGTTGCAAATGAGCAGAGGTCGGGGGCCTTCTGGAAACGGGTTGCTGCTTATTATGCAGCAAGTCCCCATGGAATAGAGGATGGTGCGAGGGAGCACGGTTGTTGCAAGAAGAGGTGGCACAGAATTAATGAAGATGTTAACAAGTTCTGTGCCGCATACTCGGCAGCAGAGCGGCAAATGAGTAGTGGTGAGAGTGACACTGACGTTCTGAAGAAGGCACATGAGATTTTCTTCTCTGATTGTTCGCACAAGTTCACACTTGAACACGCTTGGTGTGTGTTGAGGTTTGAACAGAAGTGGCTCAGCCTCAACACACCCACGACGGCTGGCGTTTCGAAGAGGAAGAATGTGGACGTAAATTCCCAAACATCTAATACCGAAGGCTTCGTTGATGTTGAGAGCAGGCCCGAAGGTGTCAAGGCTGCTAAGGCCAAAAGAAACACGGGTAAAGGGAAGTCTGTGGCTGAGATTGCGACCGTTTGGGAAATGAAGAAGGACGATTTGGTGAGGAAGGAGAGACTGTCGAGGCTAGCAATACTAGACAGTCTCCTTACCCGTTCTGAACCATTGACTGAGGCGGAAGTTGTTGCGAAGAATAAGCTCCTACTGGagttattctaa
- the LOC106350647 gene encoding uncharacterized protein At4g04775-like, whose translation MGHYSYTQPSEEDDLFGNNEDSEYSETDDLIRRDQAELSLERTQQVDYPPQPEVEFGFPQVCYCGATPLLATSNNRQDQGRRFFTCANKDDGECHVYKWWDEALMEEMRARDIHVLQLGEKVESLTLLSDYDTEQKIRNLEKIVGDMAKEKSSFSYGFECFVIGIVVLVVVIGLVVMFG comes from the exons ATGGGACATTACAGCTATACGCAGCCATCAGAAGAGGATGATTTATTTGGAAACAATGAGGACAGTGAGTACAGCGAGACGGATGATCTGATACGACGTGACCAAGCTGAGTTAAGCTTGGAACGTACTCAACAGGTTGACTACCCTCCGCAACCGGAGGTAGAGTTTGGTTTTCCGCAGGTTTGCTATTGTGGTGCTACGCCACTGCTAGCAACGTCTAACAACAGGCAAGATCAAG GCAGAAGATTTTTCACTTGTGCGAACAAAGACGACGGCGAATGCCATGTCTACAAATGGTGGGATGAGGCGCTGATGGAGGAAATGAGAGCCAGAGATATCCACGTGCTTCAGCTAGGTGAAAAGGTAGAAAGCCTAACCCTTTTGAGTGACTATGACACAGAGCAGAAGATACGAAACCTAGAGAAGATTGTGGGTGATATGGCTAAGGAGAAATCTTCTTTTAGTTATGGGTTTGAGTGCTTTGTAATAGGCATAgttgttcttgttgttgtaATAGGCTTGGTTGTTATGTTTGGATAA
- the LOC106431864 gene encoding dof zinc finger protein DOF5.7-like, which translates to MSSHTNLHSPKPDHRTTGTPHTKKPPSSSTSQDQQTLKCPRCNSSNTKFCYYNNYSLSQPRHFCKACRRYWTRGGALRNVPIGGGCRKTKKSFKPNAVATPSSSQRFFSSIMEDSSKFFPPPTTMDFQLAGLSLNKINDLQLMNNQEVLGLRPMDQVETTPVDVGSGLSLMGFGDYSNNNHSTGTFTTAGGTDGNLATSIETLSSLNQDLHWRLQQQRMAMLFGSSKEETVVVERPQPILYRNLDIVNSSQSPTKKGDNQTEWYFGNNNNNNDNEGVANNNNTGGSEQWNNGVQAWTDLNHYDALP; encoded by the coding sequence ATGTCCTCCCATACCAATCTCCACTCTCCTAAACCGGATCACCGTACCACCGGGACACCCCATACCAAAAAACCACCGTCCTCCTCCACCTCTCAAGACCAACAAACCCTAAAATGCCCTCGTTGCAACTCCTCAAACACAAAGTTCTGTTACTACAACAACTACAGCCTCTCTCAGCCTCGTCACTTCTGCAAAGCTTGCCGTCGTTACTGGACACGTGGTGGTGCCTTAAGAAACGTCCCCATCGGTGGAGGATGTcggaaaaccaaaaaatcattcAAACCTAACGCAGTAGCAACTCCTTCTTCATCTCAGAGATTTTTCTCTTCAATCATGGAAGATTCCTCCAAGTTCTTCCCTCCTCCAACAACAATGGATTTTCAGCTCGCTGGTTTGTCTCTCAACAAAATCAACGATCTTCAACTTATGAATAATCAAGAAGTTCTTGGCCTTAGGCCCATGGACCAGGTCGAGACAACACCAGTAGATGTCGGGTCGGGTTTATCTTTAATGGGTTTTGGAGATTACAGCAACAACAACCATTCAACGGGGACGTTCACAACCGCCGGAGGAACCGACGGAAACTTAGCTACTTCGATAGAAACTTTGAGTTCTTTAAACCAAGATTTGCACTGGAGACTTCAGCAACAGAGGATGGCTATGCTTTTTGGTAGCTCTAAAGAAGAGACTGTCGTTGTGGAGAGGCCACAGCCGATACTTTACAGGAATCTCGATATCGTGAACTCATCGCAGTCGCCGACGAAGAAAGGAGATAATCAGACAGAGTGGTATTttggtaataataataataataatgataatgAAGGGGTGGCTAATAATAACAACACAGGAGGAAGTGAGCAATGGAACAATGGAGTTCAAGCTTGGACTGATCTTAACCATTATGATGCTTTGCCATGA